From the Planctomycetota bacterium genome, the window CGGTGCTCGCCCCGTTCGACGCCGTCGCCGTCGCCGAGCGGATCACCGCATCCGGCTGGCCGGCGGTCGTGGCCGAGTCGCAGGCCACCGACCGCCGGACCCATCTCCTCCGCCCCGATCTGGGCCGGCGTCTCGCCCCCGCCGCCCGTGCCCGGCTCGTCGCTGACCACGACACTTCCCGCCGCGCGCACGACATCGTCTGCATCGTCTCCGACGGCCTGTCGGCCCCGGCGGCGGAAGCCCACGCTCCGGCGCTCGCTCGCGCGCTGTTGCCGTCGCTGGCGGCTGACGGCTGGCGGATCGCGCCGGTGGTCGTCGTGCCCCGTGGGCGGGTCGCGCTGGGGGACGAGATCGGCGAGCTGTTCGCCGCGCGGCTGGCGCTGGTGCTGCTCGGGGAGCGCCCCGGCCTCACCGCCCCGGCGAGCCTCGGCGCCTATTTCGTCCACGACCCACGCCCCGGCCGGACCGACGCCGAGCGCAACTGTGTCTCCAATATCCACCCCGGCGGCCTGCCCCCCGCGGCTGCGGCGGCCACGCTCCTCTGGCTGCTCCGCGAGGCCCGGGCGCGTGGAATCAGCGGCGTCGCACTCAAGGACGACCGCGAACCGCCCCGCCTGCCGCCGCCGGCGCCAGGCTGACGCGCTGACCAGCGCGTTGCCCGCCACGGCCGGGCGAGGCTACGTTGCCGCGGTCACAAGGAGCGCACGGATGCCG encodes:
- the eutC gene encoding ethanolamine ammonia-lyase subunit EutC; translated protein: MSDDAGPGGAVTQPGSRPWPPLAGLTPARVALGRAGDSLTTAALLALSLDHARARDAVLAPFDAVAVAERITASGWPAVVAESQATDRRTHLLRPDLGRRLAPAARARLVADHDTSRRAHDIVCIVSDGLSAPAAEAHAPALARALLPSLAADGWRIAPVVVVPRGRVALGDEIGELFAARLALVLLGERPGLTAPASLGAYFVHDPRPGRTDAERNCVSNIHPGGLPPAAAAATLLWLLREARARGISGVALKDDREPPRLPPPAPG